From a region of the Bradyrhizobium sp. KBS0727 genome:
- a CDS encoding NADH-quinone oxidoreductase subunit M, translated as MTTWPILSIVTFLPVFGALLIYLSRGDDEAARRNARWIALWTTLVTFAVSLILVWRYDPAQPDFQFVEKANWLASGITYHMGVDGISLPFVILTTALMPFCIIASWKSVTMRVREYMMAFLLLETLMIGTFSALDLLLFYLFFEGGLIPMFLIIGVWGGPRRVYASFKFFLYTLLGSVLMLLAIMALYWNAGTTDIPTLMHTAVPRSLQTWAWLAFFASFAVKMPMWPVHTWLPDAHVEAPTAGSVVLAAILLKMGGYGFLRFSLPMFPLASQEFAPLIFSLSAIAIIYTSLVALMQEDIKKLIAYSSVAHMGFVTMGIFAATTQGVAGGVFQMISHGIVSGALFLCVGIVYDRMHTREIAAYGGLVNRMPLYALVFMVFTMANVGLPGTSGFVGEFMTLIGTFKVSIPTATFATLGVILSAAYALWLYRKVVFGALVKPSLASIKDLTFRESLLMFPLVALTILFGVYPKPVLDMSAASVQQLVNNYQTAVTAVKAAALVQ; from the coding sequence ATGACAACCTGGCCCATCCTTTCGATCGTCACGTTCCTGCCGGTGTTCGGCGCGTTGCTGATCTATCTCAGCCGCGGCGACGATGAAGCCGCCCGGCGCAATGCGCGCTGGATCGCGCTCTGGACCACGCTCGTCACTTTCGCGGTGTCGCTGATTCTGGTGTGGCGGTACGACCCGGCGCAGCCGGACTTCCAGTTCGTCGAGAAGGCGAACTGGTTGGCGTCCGGCATCACCTATCACATGGGTGTCGACGGCATTTCGCTGCCGTTCGTGATTCTCACCACCGCGCTGATGCCGTTCTGCATCATCGCGAGCTGGAAGTCGGTCACGATGCGGGTGCGCGAATACATGATGGCGTTCCTGCTTCTGGAAACGCTGATGATCGGCACCTTCTCGGCGCTCGATCTCCTGCTGTTCTATCTGTTCTTCGAAGGCGGCCTGATCCCGATGTTCCTGATCATCGGCGTCTGGGGCGGCCCGCGTCGGGTCTACGCCTCCTTCAAGTTCTTCCTCTACACGCTGCTCGGCTCGGTGCTGATGCTGCTCGCGATCATGGCGCTGTACTGGAACGCCGGGACAACTGATATTCCGACCCTGATGCACACCGCCGTGCCGCGCTCCTTGCAGACATGGGCCTGGCTGGCGTTCTTTGCCTCGTTTGCGGTGAAGATGCCGATGTGGCCGGTGCACACCTGGCTGCCGGACGCCCACGTCGAGGCGCCCACGGCGGGCTCGGTGGTTCTCGCCGCGATCCTGCTGAAGATGGGCGGCTACGGCTTCCTGCGCTTCTCGCTGCCGATGTTCCCGCTGGCGTCGCAGGAATTCGCGCCGCTGATCTTCTCGCTGTCGGCGATTGCGATCATCTACACCTCGCTGGTGGCGCTGATGCAGGAAGACATCAAGAAGCTGATTGCCTATTCGTCGGTCGCCCATATGGGCTTCGTCACCATGGGCATCTTTGCGGCCACCACGCAGGGCGTGGCCGGCGGCGTGTTCCAGATGATCTCGCACGGCATCGTGTCCGGCGCGCTGTTCCTTTGTGTCGGCATCGTCTACGACCGCATGCACACCCGCGAGATCGCGGCCTATGGCGGCCTGGTGAACCGGATGCCGCTGTATGCGCTGGTGTTCATGGTCTTCACCATGGCCAATGTCGGTCTGCCCGGCACGTCCGGCTTCGTCGGCGAATTCATGACGCTGATCGGCACCTTCAAGGTCTCGATCCCGACCGCGACCTTCGCGACCTTGGGCGTGATCCTGTCGGCGGCCTACGCGCTGTGGCTCTACCGCAAGGTGGTGTTCGGCGCGTTGGTGAAACCGTCGCTGGCGAGCATCAAGGACCTCACCTTCCGCGAGAGCCTTCTGATGTTCCCGCTGGTCGCGCTCACCATCCTGTTCGGCGTCTATCCGAAGCCGGTGCTCGACATGTCGGCGGCCTCGGTTCAGCAACTCGTCAACAATTACCAAACTGCCGTGACTGCCGTGAAGGCAGCCGCGCTGGTGCAATAA